From one uncultured Paludibacter sp. genomic stretch:
- a CDS encoding conserved hypothetical protein (Evidence 4 : Unknown function but conserved in other organisms), whose translation MAKRQIFYSFHYDNDVFRVQQIRNIGALEDNKPVSANEWETVKRGGETAIKKWINDNLNYKSCLVVLIGSETANRKWVKYEIEKAWNDGKGVLGIYIHNLNCPRNGKCSQGPNPFQTFTMDRDGKSLASIVKCYNPSYNNAYNDIANNIESWIEEAIKIRNNY comes from the coding sequence ATGGCAAAAAGACAAATATTTTATAGTTTTCATTACGACAACGATGTATTTAGAGTTCAACAAATAAGAAACATTGGTGCTCTGGAAGACAATAAACCTGTTTCTGCAAATGAATGGGAAACTGTTAAAAGAGGTGGAGAAACAGCAATAAAAAAATGGATTAATGATAATTTAAACTATAAAAGTTGCTTAGTTGTCTTGATAGGTTCAGAGACTGCAAATCGAAAATGGGTTAAATATGAGATTGAAAAGGCTTGGAATGACGGTAAAGGAGTATTAGGAATTTATATTCATAACCTAAACTGTCCACGAAACGGCAAATGCTCGCAAGGACCTAATCCTTTTCAAACTTTTACAATGGATAGAGATGGTAAATCTTTAGCATCAATAGTCAAATGTTACAATCCAAGCTATAACAATGCATACAATGACATTGCTAATAATATTGAAAGTTGGATTGAAGAAGCAATAAAAATTAGAAACAATTATTAA
- a CDS encoding conserved hypothetical protein (Evidence 4 : Unknown function but conserved in other organisms) encodes MTKNMGQTDRIIRTIVAVVLIILFFTKVVTGTLGIILLILAIVFLITSVISFCPLYKPFGIKTTCEKKEEE; translated from the coding sequence ATGACAAAAAACATGGGACAAACCGACAGAATTATCCGTACGATAGTTGCTGTGGTACTTATCATTTTATTTTTCACAAAAGTTGTTACCGGAACGTTGGGAATTATTTTACTAATTCTTGCCATTGTATTTTTAATTACAAGCGTTATTAGTTTTTGTCCGCTCTACAAACCATTTGGGATAAAAACCACTTGTGAGAAAAAAGAAGAAGAATAA
- a CDS encoding conserved hypothetical protein (Evidence 4 : Unknown function but conserved in other organisms) — protein sequence MKPSQLEILQKQNIERILPPIPMLMVGMGTCGIGNGADVVYAQFQKQISETKFDCKLKQTGCFGFCAEEPIVMLYQPQKPILVYSKVDEKDAKRIFENLIKGKIHKNKLLCKIDDWDFLTSKAEFGKGYEEIPHWDEIPFFKGQKKVVLRHAGLIDPEDILDYIAVGGYKAFTKSLTELQPVEVINEVLESKLRGRGGAGYPAGIKWSMMQKQEADQKYIICNADEGDPGAYMNRNEIESDPHMLLEGMLIGAYAMGASKGIAYVRAEYPLAVKRLKKAIEQAEKLGLMGEKILGNGFSFTLDIVEGAGAFVCGEETALIASIEGKAGRPLPRPPYPASKGLYGKPTNINNVETWCNVPVVIEKGSKWFTSIGTEKSPGTKVFSLVGKVKNTGLVELPLGSKLEQFVFNIGEGTGTSKQVKAVQTGGPSGGCIPLEYFSTPVDYESLAGIGAIMGSGGMVVMDQDNCMVDVARYFLEFNAGESCGKCTPCREGSAQALAILTRITKGQGTFADLDMLELLSRNIKDSSLCALGQTTPNPILTTLKYYRNEYEEHIREKRCKAGTCESLFMALCENSCPMHMNIPGYIELIKEDRLEEAFELTLRDNPLPGTIGRICHFHCQMRCRREMLDQPVSQGEIHRYLADTMYQLGKENEIYNKLIKEKLSPTGKRIAIVGAGPAGLTAAFYLVRLGHDVTIYDALPEAGGVVRFGIPQYRLPKEVLQKEVKLIKKLGVKFLFNQRLGENLSLDNLKKEFDSIYMAIGAWKDMDLNIPGENAKGVFAGTEILKEMALGKTPKLGQNVVVIGAGNVAIDAARSILRLGKDVTIVYRREKRDMPANAIEISESEEEKINYRFLAAPNEIIANKNGRAKALKIEKMSSGHIDMSGRRKPIASGVFEEIPCDSIILAIGERVDSKKLAENKMEVTKDGRIIVNPFTFQTSDPKIYAGGDAVTGPSTAAEAMGMAKKAAASIDKILMNKDRFYLLFRDFKYQNVVPMNPKASPRNVARRLSVRDRVNNFNEVSFGFTGEQARNEVERCLRCDVKC from the coding sequence ATGAAACCATCTCAACTTGAAATATTACAAAAACAAAATATAGAAAGAATTCTCCCTCCTATTCCAATGTTAATGGTAGGAATGGGAACTTGCGGCATCGGTAATGGAGCCGATGTGGTTTACGCTCAGTTTCAAAAACAAATTTCAGAAACAAAATTTGATTGTAAATTGAAACAGACCGGTTGTTTTGGCTTTTGCGCCGAAGAACCTATTGTAATGCTTTATCAACCACAAAAACCAATATTAGTTTATAGTAAGGTGGACGAAAAAGATGCAAAACGCATTTTTGAAAACCTGATTAAAGGTAAAATACATAAAAATAAACTTCTCTGCAAAATTGACGACTGGGATTTTCTTACCTCAAAAGCAGAATTTGGAAAAGGATACGAAGAAATTCCACATTGGGACGAAATTCCATTTTTCAAAGGACAGAAAAAAGTTGTATTACGCCACGCCGGATTGATTGACCCGGAAGACATTCTCGATTACATTGCCGTTGGCGGATACAAGGCATTTACAAAATCGCTCACTGAATTACAGCCGGTTGAGGTCATAAATGAAGTGTTGGAATCAAAACTTCGCGGACGTGGCGGAGCCGGTTATCCTGCAGGAATCAAATGGTCGATGATGCAAAAACAGGAAGCAGACCAAAAATATATTATTTGCAATGCCGATGAAGGAGACCCTGGCGCCTATATGAACCGCAACGAAATAGAAAGCGATCCGCATATGTTGCTCGAAGGAATGCTGATTGGAGCTTATGCTATGGGAGCCAGCAAGGGAATAGCTTATGTAAGAGCGGAATATCCTTTAGCTGTAAAACGGTTGAAAAAAGCCATTGAGCAGGCAGAAAAACTGGGATTAATGGGTGAAAAAATTTTGGGTAACGGATTTAGTTTTACACTGGATATTGTGGAAGGCGCAGGAGCCTTTGTTTGTGGAGAAGAAACGGCATTAATTGCGTCTATTGAAGGAAAAGCAGGTCGCCCGTTGCCACGCCCGCCTTATCCTGCAAGCAAAGGATTGTACGGAAAACCTACCAATATCAATAATGTAGAAACATGGTGCAATGTTCCTGTTGTTATTGAAAAGGGAAGTAAATGGTTTACTTCCATCGGTACTGAAAAAAGTCCCGGAACAAAAGTATTCTCATTAGTAGGAAAAGTAAAAAACACAGGGTTGGTGGAACTTCCGCTTGGTTCCAAACTCGAACAATTTGTTTTCAACATCGGCGAAGGTACCGGAACTTCTAAACAAGTGAAAGCGGTACAAACAGGAGGTCCTTCCGGCGGTTGTATTCCATTGGAATATTTCTCAACTCCTGTGGATTATGAATCGCTCGCCGGTATTGGAGCCATTATGGGTTCGGGTGGAATGGTTGTAATGGATCAAGACAATTGTATGGTGGACGTAGCACGATATTTCCTTGAATTTAACGCAGGAGAATCGTGCGGAAAATGTACGCCTTGCCGTGAAGGTTCTGCACAGGCATTGGCTATTTTAACCCGAATTACAAAAGGGCAAGGAACGTTCGCCGATTTGGATATGTTGGAATTATTAAGCCGAAATATCAAAGATTCTTCGCTTTGCGCACTTGGACAAACTACGCCTAATCCCATCTTAACCACGCTGAAATATTACAGAAACGAATACGAAGAACATATTAGGGAAAAACGCTGCAAAGCAGGAACGTGCGAATCACTATTTATGGCATTGTGTGAGAACAGTTGTCCGATGCACATGAATATTCCGGGATACATTGAGTTAATCAAAGAAGACCGATTGGAAGAAGCGTTTGAACTGACACTGCGTGATAATCCGCTTCCGGGAACAATAGGAAGAATATGCCACTTCCATTGCCAGATGCGTTGCCGCCGCGAAATGTTAGATCAACCGGTTTCACAAGGCGAAATCCATCGTTATTTGGCAGATACAATGTATCAACTTGGAAAAGAAAACGAAATTTACAATAAATTAATCAAAGAAAAACTTTCCCCGACCGGAAAACGGATTGCCATTGTAGGCGCAGGACCTGCAGGATTAACGGCTGCATTTTATCTTGTACGTCTTGGTCACGATGTTACTATATACGATGCTTTGCCTGAAGCAGGAGGCGTAGTTCGTTTTGGAATTCCGCAGTATCGCTTGCCAAAAGAAGTTTTACAAAAAGAAGTCAAACTCATCAAAAAACTCGGCGTCAAATTCCTTTTCAATCAACGTTTGGGCGAAAATCTTTCGTTGGATAATCTGAAAAAAGAATTTGATTCTATTTATATGGCAATTGGGGCTTGGAAAGACATGGACTTGAATATTCCGGGCGAAAATGCCAAAGGAGTTTTTGCCGGAACTGAAATTCTAAAAGAAATGGCATTGGGCAAAACACCGAAGCTAGGTCAAAACGTGGTGGTAATAGGCGCCGGAAATGTTGCCATTGATGCCGCACGAAGCATCTTGCGTTTAGGTAAAGATGTTACTATTGTTTACCGTAGAGAAAAACGCGATATGCCCGCAAATGCCATTGAGATTTCAGAATCGGAAGAAGAAAAAATCAATTATCGTTTTCTGGCTGCTCCTAACGAGATTATCGCCAATAAAAATGGACGCGCCAAGGCATTAAAAATTGAAAAAATGTCATCAGGACACATTGATATGTCCGGAAGAAGAAAACCGATTGCTTCAGGTGTTTTTGAAGAAATTCCTTGCGATTCAATTATTTTAGCCATTGGAGAACGCGTTGATTCAAAGAAATTAGCCGAAAACAAGATGGAAGTAACAAAAGACGGACGAATTATCGTTAATCCGTTCACTTTCCAAACTTCAGACCCGAAAATTTATGCCGGAGGCGATGCTGTAACCGGTCCTTCTACCGCAGCAGAAGCGATGGGAATGGCTAAAAAAGCGGCTGCATCCATTGACAAGATTTTAATGAATAAAGACAGGTTCTATTTACTGTTCCGTGATTTCAAATATCAAAATGTAGTGCCGATGAATCCAAAGGCAAGCCCAAGAAATGTTGCGAGACGTCTTTCTGTGAGAGACAGAGTGAATAATTTCAACGAAGTTTCTTTCGGATTTACCGGAGAACAAGCACGCAATGAGGTGGAAAGATGCTTGAGATGTGATGTGAAATGTTAA
- a CDS encoding GHF20 protein: MKKTFLFLMIFGLFSVTSIIASSNNFEVVPLPNQIKVLKGSGFTLNENTKIVFSKGNEKMQKNASFLQDYLFQLTGKKLTTTSGGTIKNAIVLKLGKLKTNNAEAYQIVVSKDNIIISGNTEAGIFYGIQTLRKATPADGSDAIYTSVKIEDEPRFGYRGVHLDVARHFFSADFVKKYIDILALHNVNTFHWHLTDDQGWRIEIKKYPKLTEIGSMRKETVIGKNTGAYDETPHGGFYTQDEIHDIVKYAQDRFITIIPEIDLPGHMLAALASYPYLGCTGGPYQVATKWGIFEDVLCPGKETTFQFVEDVLSEVCDLFPSKYIHIGGDECPKTRWKSCPNCQQKIQELGLKDDAKHAKEFYLQSYVTERVENFLNSKGKSIIGWDEIMEGKLAPNATVMSWRGESGGIEAAQMKHDVIMTPNTYLYFDYYQTDDLTNEPLGIGGFLPVETVYNYEPIPSKLKPEEKKYILGAQANVWTEYIPTSNRVEYMLLPRLAALCEVQWTQPEKKNYNDFLKRAISLFRQYDVYGYTYARHLFDVQTTLTPNLTDKKLEVTFSTIDNAPIYYTLDDSEPTVNSSLYSETLKLDKSAILKAKVIRENGKDSRVYTENICFNKATLKPIRLLTNPYSNYTFEGAGMLNNGISSKDDNFRNKRWMGFQGTNLEAIIDLEQPSEISKATVRTCVYTAAWLMDAKSFKIAISDDGKNFTEVAGLEVNVNDHSENWRGVSTHTVTFKPCITRFVKIVVSPENELPKWQGSKGKPYVFVDEISIE, from the coding sequence ATGAAAAAAACATTCTTATTTCTTATGATTTTTGGATTATTTTCCGTTACAAGTATAATTGCTTCAAGCAATAATTTTGAAGTAGTTCCATTGCCAAATCAAATAAAAGTTTTAAAAGGCAGTGGATTTACATTGAATGAAAACACAAAAATTGTTTTCTCTAAAGGAAACGAAAAAATGCAAAAAAATGCATCGTTTTTGCAAGATTATTTATTTCAACTTACCGGTAAAAAGTTAACCACAACTTCAGGAGGAACTATTAAAAATGCGATTGTTTTAAAGTTAGGAAAACTGAAAACCAATAATGCTGAAGCATATCAAATAGTTGTAAGTAAAGACAATATCATAATTTCAGGAAACACGGAAGCGGGCATTTTTTACGGCATTCAAACATTACGTAAAGCTACTCCTGCAGACGGTAGCGATGCAATTTACACATCCGTAAAAATTGAAGATGAGCCTCGTTTTGGCTATCGCGGAGTACATTTGGATGTGGCGCGTCATTTCTTTTCAGCCGATTTTGTAAAAAAATACATTGATATTCTTGCTTTACACAATGTAAACACATTTCACTGGCATTTAACGGACGATCAAGGGTGGCGCATAGAAATAAAAAAATATCCGAAACTGACTGAAATAGGTTCAATGCGTAAGGAAACCGTTATCGGAAAAAACACGGGAGCGTATGATGAAACGCCTCACGGAGGATTTTATACTCAAGACGAAATACACGATATTGTAAAATATGCACAAGACCGCTTCATTACCATCATCCCCGAAATAGATTTACCCGGTCATATGTTGGCGGCTTTAGCATCTTATCCGTACTTGGGTTGTACCGGCGGACCTTATCAGGTGGCTACCAAATGGGGAATTTTTGAAGATGTATTGTGTCCCGGGAAAGAAACCACTTTCCAATTTGTAGAAGATGTACTTTCTGAAGTTTGTGATTTATTCCCGTCAAAATACATTCACATTGGCGGCGACGAATGTCCTAAAACACGCTGGAAATCGTGTCCTAATTGTCAGCAAAAAATTCAGGAACTGGGATTAAAAGACGATGCAAAACACGCCAAAGAATTTTATCTGCAAAGTTATGTTACCGAACGAGTTGAGAATTTCCTGAATTCCAAAGGAAAAAGCATTATTGGATGGGATGAAATTATGGAAGGTAAATTGGCGCCCAATGCAACAGTAATGTCGTGGCGGGGAGAAAGCGGAGGAATTGAAGCCGCTCAAATGAAACACGATGTAATTATGACGCCCAATACCTATCTTTATTTCGACTATTACCAAACCGATGATTTAACAAACGAACCGTTAGGAATTGGCGGTTTTTTGCCTGTGGAAACAGTGTATAACTATGAACCTATTCCAAGCAAGCTCAAACCGGAAGAAAAGAAATACATTTTGGGAGCTCAAGCCAATGTTTGGACAGAATACATTCCTACTTCAAACCGAGTAGAATATATGTTGCTTCCAAGATTAGCCGCGCTTTGCGAAGTTCAATGGACGCAACCCGAAAAGAAAAATTACAACGATTTTTTGAAACGGGCTATCTCTTTATTTCGTCAGTACGATGTGTACGGATACACGTATGCACGCCATCTTTTTGATGTTCAAACCACGCTTACTCCAAATTTAACCGATAAAAAACTGGAAGTAACATTCAGCACCATTGACAATGCTCCAATTTATTACACGTTGGACGATTCGGAACCCACCGTGAACTCTTCTCTTTACAGTGAAACATTAAAATTGGATAAAAGTGCAATACTAAAAGCAAAAGTAATTCGTGAAAACGGTAAAGACAGCCGTGTTTATACCGAGAATATTTGTTTCAACAAAGCAACTCTGAAACCGATACGGTTATTAACCAATCCTTACTCAAATTATACTTTTGAAGGAGCCGGAATGTTGAACAATGGAATTTCGAGTAAAGACGATAATTTCCGTAACAAACGCTGGATGGGATTTCAGGGAACAAATTTGGAAGCAATTATCGACTTGGAACAACCTAGCGAAATTTCAAAAGCAACCGTACGTACGTGTGTTTACACAGCTGCGTGGCTGATGGATGCCAAAAGTTTCAAAATTGCAATTTCAGACGACGGGAAAAACTTCACGGAGGTTGCCGGATTAGAAGTAAATGTAAACGATCATTCTGAAAATTGGCGCGGAGTTTCTACTCATACCGTTACCTTCAAACCTTGTATAACACGATTTGTAAAAATTGTTGTTTCACCTGAAAATGAACTTCCAAAATGGCAAGGTTCAAAAGGGAAACCGTATGTATTTGTGGATGAAATTTCAATAGAATAA
- a CDS encoding hypothetical protein (Evidence 5 : Unknown function), with translation MENKINYNENELLDMVKNEISKLPTGVLVGATLGSLLVLSRVKSPMVKSIVNVAVPIVIAEILNKLLTKTESREPVRVVEEVEAKVVK, from the coding sequence ATGGAAAATAAAATAAATTATAACGAAAATGAATTACTGGATATGGTCAAGAACGAAATATCCAAGCTGCCTACGGGTGTGTTAGTTGGGGCTACTTTGGGTAGTTTACTTGTTCTTTCCCGAGTAAAATCCCCAATGGTAAAGTCTATTGTTAACGTAGCTGTGCCTATTGTTATTGCTGAAATTTTGAATAAGCTTTTAACCAAAACGGAGTCAAGAGAACCGGTCAGGGTAGTGGAAGAAGTGGAAGCGAAGGTGGTAAAATAA
- a CDS encoding Peptide transporter encodes MEHKQEKPAGLPENAYRELKEGEEYKPVMPAGGKFPEVTKWSVAMGLLMAVIFSAAAYSGLKIGQVFEAAIPISIIAVGASAAARKKNALGQNVIIQSIGAASGVIVAGAVFTIPGLYILQAKYPEIQINFWQIFFSSLLGGFLGILFLIPFRKYFVKDMHGKLPFPEATATTEILMTGEKGGSQAKLLILSGLIGGLFDFCFSAFKLWSEEVTTRILPYGEVLANKVKMVLKFNVSALIFSFGYLVGLRYALIITVGSLLSWLVFIPLVNEIGNLAASVGGGANPFAAMSPEDIFKAYVRPIGIGAIAMAGIIGIIKSSGVIGSAFKLAFNMGEKTHAEVKPERTQKDLKMSFVMLFIFFTLVAVFIFFIFGIKITLIQAVVALITVTVISFLFTTVAANAIAIVGTNPVSGMTLMTLILSSVILVSVGLKGWQGMVSALIIGGVVCTALSMAGGFVTDLKIGYWLGTTPAKQESYKFLGTLVSAATVGAVIFILNQAYGFTASATHPNPMVAPQANAMAAIIEPLMSGQGVSWVLLGVGAIISVLINWLGISPLAFALGMFIPLPLNTPLVVGGLLNHWFTKSSKNAKLANARVQRGILIASGFIAGAALFGVIGAFIIFFTNNTEALNLGVWTNPEGIGAQITAVVAFIALIAYFVWESFRAKEED; translated from the coding sequence ATGGAACACAAACAAGAAAAACCTGCAGGGCTTCCCGAAAATGCGTATCGTGAATTAAAAGAAGGCGAAGAATATAAACCGGTAATGCCTGCCGGTGGCAAATTTCCTGAAGTTACCAAATGGTCGGTGGCAATGGGACTGTTGATGGCAGTCATTTTTTCAGCCGCCGCCTATTCCGGATTGAAAATAGGACAAGTTTTTGAAGCTGCCATTCCTATTTCAATTATTGCGGTAGGAGCTTCAGCCGCAGCGCGTAAAAAAAATGCGTTGGGACAAAATGTGATTATTCAATCGATTGGAGCCGCGTCGGGCGTTATTGTTGCCGGAGCAGTTTTCACCATTCCCGGTTTATATATTCTGCAAGCCAAATATCCTGAAATTCAAATTAATTTCTGGCAGATATTTTTCTCGTCGTTGCTGGGAGGTTTTCTTGGTATTTTGTTCTTAATTCCTTTCCGAAAATATTTTGTAAAAGATATGCACGGCAAACTTCCGTTTCCGGAAGCTACCGCCACTACCGAAATTCTGATGACGGGCGAAAAAGGCGGGAGCCAGGCAAAATTGCTGATTTTAAGCGGATTGATTGGCGGATTGTTTGATTTTTGTTTCTCGGCATTCAAACTTTGGAGCGAAGAAGTTACCACACGTATTCTTCCTTACGGCGAAGTGTTGGCAAACAAAGTGAAAATGGTGTTGAAATTCAATGTCAGCGCGTTGATTTTCAGTTTTGGTTATCTCGTTGGTTTGCGTTATGCTTTGATTATTACGGTAGGTTCGCTGCTCTCGTGGTTGGTGTTTATTCCATTGGTAAATGAAATAGGAAATTTGGCTGCTTCCGTTGGCGGAGGCGCAAATCCGTTTGCAGCGATGTCGCCCGAAGATATTTTTAAAGCTTATGTTCGTCCTATTGGTATCGGCGCTATTGCTATGGCGGGAATTATCGGTATTATTAAATCTTCGGGGGTAATTGGAAGCGCATTTAAACTTGCTTTCAATATGGGCGAAAAAACACATGCCGAAGTGAAACCGGAACGGACACAAAAAGACCTGAAAATGTCGTTTGTAATGCTTTTCATTTTCTTTACGTTGGTGGCAGTGTTTATTTTCTTTATTTTCGGAATAAAAATCACACTCATCCAAGCTGTTGTGGCATTAATCACCGTAACGGTTATTTCTTTCCTTTTTACAACGGTGGCAGCCAACGCCATTGCCATTGTTGGAACCAATCCGGTTTCGGGAATGACATTGATGACGCTTATTTTATCTTCCGTTATTTTGGTCTCTGTCGGATTAAAAGGTTGGCAGGGAATGGTCAGCGCGTTGATTATCGGCGGAGTTGTTTGTACGGCGCTTTCTATGGCGGGCGGTTTTGTTACCGACTTGAAAATTGGTTACTGGCTGGGAACTACACCCGCAAAACAAGAATCTTATAAATTTCTCGGAACATTGGTTTCGGCGGCAACAGTAGGAGCGGTTATATTTATCTTGAATCAAGCGTATGGTTTTACTGCTTCCGCAACACATCCCAATCCAATGGTTGCTCCGCAAGCAAACGCGATGGCTGCCATTATCGAACCGTTGATGTCGGGTCAGGGTGTTAGTTGGGTGTTATTAGGCGTTGGAGCCATTATTTCCGTATTGATAAATTGGTTGGGAATTTCGCCGTTGGCATTTGCTTTGGGAATGTTTATTCCGCTTCCGTTAAATACGCCGCTTGTAGTGGGAGGTTTATTAAATCATTGGTTTACAAAAAGTTCTAAAAACGCAAAATTAGCTAACGCTCGCGTACAACGCGGAATTTTGATTGCCTCGGGATTTATTGCAGGAGCGGCATTGTTTGGCGTAATCGGGGCGTTTATTATTTTCTTTACAAATAATACGGAAGCTTTGAATTTAGGCGTTTGGACTAATCCGGAAGGAATTGGAGCACAAATTACGGCTGTAGTAGCATTTATAGCGTTAATTGCTTATTTCGTTTGGGAATCGTTTAGAGCGAAAGAAGAAGATTAA
- a CDS encoding hypothetical protein (Evidence 5 : Unknown function): MTLSHPENGRTLIFTLHTLNFNVSIVILNVSTFTLSFPDMFFNCKK; this comes from the coding sequence GTGACTTTAAGTCACCCCGAGAATGGACGAACGTTGATTTTTACTCTCCATACATTGAATTTCAATGTATCTATAGTAATACTTAATGTTAGTACATTCACCTTGTCCTTTCCGGATATGTTTTTTAATTGTAAAAAATAG
- a CDS encoding conserved hypothetical protein (Evidence 4 : Unknown function but conserved in other organisms): MATKELKNIFLSASIPFKERHEKYYNTADIIAIRDSVIALASLVIPKYRLIWGGHPSITPIIYYVLEKFEVEIQSHVKLYQSRHFEKIFPIENKEFETVEITDDLGELIPSLRLMREKMLGENKFEAGIFIGGMEGVEDEYNLFSELNPNSIILPIASTGAAAKIIYENNIESFKNDKLIKDYGYMSLFQELLIDKIN, encoded by the coding sequence ATGGCTACAAAAGAACTAAAAAATATTTTTTTATCTGCCAGTATTCCGTTCAAGGAGAGACACGAAAAATATTATAATACGGCAGATATAATTGCAATTAGAGACTCTGTAATTGCTCTTGCCTCGCTCGTCATACCGAAATACAGACTTATTTGGGGTGGACATCCATCTATAACTCCAATTATATATTATGTTTTGGAAAAATTTGAAGTAGAGATTCAAAGTCACGTTAAATTATATCAATCAAGACATTTTGAGAAAATTTTTCCAATAGAAAATAAGGAATTTGAAACGGTAGAAATTACTGACGATTTAGGAGAATTAATACCAAGTCTGCGTTTGATGAGAGAAAAAATGTTAGGTGAAAATAAGTTTGAAGCAGGTATATTTATTGGTGGAATGGAAGGAGTTGAAGATGAGTATAATTTATTTAGTGAATTAAATCCAAATTCAATTATACTACCTATTGCGAGTACTGGAGCAGCAGCCAAAATCATTTACGAAAATAATATAGAAAGTTTTAAAAATGATAAACTCATTAAAGACTACGGCTATATGAGTTTATTTCAGGAGTTACTAATTGATAAAATTAATTAA
- the hymA gene encoding (Fe) hydrogenase, HymA subunit encodes MSMETLMNAPVSEVVLDEIIEKHKGKPGMLLTTLEEVQEKNPLKYLPGETLKEISQKLDVPYTQVYSVATFYSFFNLKPQGKHSIVVCRGTACHTKGSKALLDEIAPILGFKREDDDSESSFTTPDNLFTIRTVACFGQCAQSPVIEVDGVIHSNVNSQKLMKILKKVKEEKTSKSNKN; translated from the coding sequence ATGTCTATGGAAACACTTATGAATGCTCCGGTTTCTGAAGTTGTTCTTGATGAAATCATCGAAAAACACAAAGGAAAACCCGGTATGTTACTCACCACTTTGGAAGAAGTACAGGAAAAAAATCCCTTAAAATATCTTCCCGGGGAAACGTTAAAGGAAATATCTCAAAAGTTAGATGTTCCTTACACACAAGTTTACAGCGTAGCTACGTTTTATTCTTTTTTTAATTTAAAACCGCAAGGTAAACATTCAATTGTTGTTTGCAGGGGCACTGCTTGCCACACAAAGGGTTCAAAAGCGTTGCTTGACGAAATTGCCCCTATTCTTGGTTTCAAACGAGAAGACGATGATTCCGAGTCATCTTTTACGACTCCCGACAATTTATTTACAATCAGAACGGTAGCATGTTTCGGTCAATGTGCGCAATCTCCCGTTATTGAGGTAGATGGCGTAATTCACAGTAATGTGAATTCACAAAAACTGATGAAGATTCTCAAGAAAGTAAAAGAAGAAAAAACTTCGAAATCAAACAAAAATTGA